ATCTCAAAAGTACTCCCCTCTTGTTTGTGATTGTTTATACAATGGGCCCCTTTCTGTGCGTAGTGGCCATCTTTCGATTTTGTTTCTGCTCTTGAAATAAATAGATGCAGTTCCCTTCAGATCTCTATCAACCTCTTTGTTGATATGCTTTTTGCAAGAAAACAAGAATCCTTCCTTCCACAACGTCGACGttcttgttattatttttgtttcgtttcctctctctctctctttggcCACGCAGAATACAAGAGCAGATTGTATTCAATCTGGCTATAGACGCATTGACATTGAATGGCGTCTGAAGACAAGCAAAACCCCCTTcccgaaataaaaaaaaaaatgtgcatatatacagtacccgcAAAAAGTGTCCGAACGCGGGCCTTGTTTTGGACTTTTAAATAAAGGgtgttggggggggggggccggGCCCGGAGCGGGAAATCGGGCTCAAAtatgtcagcaaagcaattaaattttacagttttgctgacaaaataacaagctatagggtactaattttttaattttttttctaataggatttgttgaccagcatgctggtcaacaaataaacgaacactgcccctaatttctatagcgtcttatggcaccatgccctatttatagatatttatttcgtatgtaaggaatcattatgtacataatacaattattccgttacataaagaactctttcgttaatattctatgttaatggctatagtgtaatatcaatatttaattaaggagaatttttttaaacagggaaggtcatatcttgttacccgacaaaactagtttaatttttttccaccagggGCGATGTATTCGCCCAGTAGTTTTTTGACAGCTAACTATCTGTGGTGACAGCAGTCGCTATTTTTTGTAGACAAATCCTTGTCGAGTTTTTGAAAAGTGTTTCTCCTTTTGTCAAACAGATTCaggtattcattttaaatagtatatagtaaacaaaaaaccttttcgtttgtaaaaccagcgcccctggtggaaaaaaattaaactagttttgtcgggtaacaagatatgaccttccctgtttaaaaaaacccttctccttaattaaatattgatattacactatagccattaacatagaatattaacgaaagagttctttatgtaacggaataattgtattatgtacataatgattccttacatacgaaataaatatctataaatagggcatggtgccataagacgctatagaaattaggggcagtgttcgtttatttgttgaccagcatgctggtcaacaaatcctattagaaaaaaaattaaaaaattagtaccctatagcttgttattttgtcagcaaaactgtaaaatttaattgctttgctgacataTTTGAGCCCGATTTCCCGGTCCGCGCTAGGTACCCGCCGCCGTAAGactcaatgtaaaaaagtccaaaacaagGCCCGCGTTCGGACACTTTTTGCGGGTACTGTAGTCTGGAACACATTTAAGACGTCCAGAAGGTaaacagaagaaagaaaagaacaataTCTCCAGCAGTGTCTGCTTCTGTGTAGTATTTAGCTTATATAGCCTACGAGTATAACTATACATCAGCCGTTGGGTAAAAATGGATAGCCAAAAATGTTTGGTTTGTTTCGAGCGTTTATATATAATATGTATCGTTAACCAGCTGCGGCCATGTGTTGGATGCTGCGTGATGGCAGCTTAAGTCTATATAGTTATTTGTTGAAAACTTGTTGATTGAGTCGATTTGCACAACTCACCGCAGCGCAAAAGCGACTAGAGTTAATCGTGTTCATCATCGTGTCCTGAAGATTTTGAATATCAGCTATTTTACTAAACGAATTCTCCGAACAAAACGACTGCATAATTGCTGAATAGGATCAACAACTCATCATCACAAAATGTAAAtcgatttcctttttctaGGGTCGTTTACACATGTTTTGCTAATACGGTGGCATACATAAAAGGGATTATAGATAGAGGACTTTAGCATTCACGCTTTTCAATTGTTGATGGATACGCATTGCAGCGTTCCAAATTgtctctattttgtattgccaTAGTCTTTCATTTGAGACTTTTGCTCGCTTTTTAGCTAAACCCGAGAAGACTCTTCCCCCATACATAGACCTTATAGTCGTATTTTAATGAGTCATCTGTTTGGCCCAACTTGCATTTTTTATGTATCCAAAGGGCAAACAGAGGATTACAGACGTACTGAACTCTTTGAAATAATGGAACGAAAGTTCGCCGTGAAACTGCTATAACTCGTCTTTATCTGCGTAGATCCGCTTGTGCTGCTTCCGCCTCCGCATGATTGAAAAATCGAAAATCTAATAGATGCAAAAGACTTTGCATTCAATATAGATGCATCATAATGGTCTTGGCCGGAGAAATATCTTTATGTatagcttctatatgtacgTTTGCCGCGTGTTATCCTTTCACGCGTTAAGCTCGTCTCCAATTCCATTATTTTCTCCATTTCGTCACTCTACGCGTTTGATTAAAGAGGACGTAGTACATTCCATTCAATAATAATAACCGATTCATCAATCACAAACTGCCCAATACGACTGCAATGCGGTTGATTCGCTGATATATAGCAAAATATTCTAGACAGATGGCGTATGTACGATGATGCAACTAAACTGAGAGGAGCTAACCGTTTAGCCAACCAtccgtttgttttgtttttttctttctttctgtttctaaatgtatgtatatatgtatacatcAAACTGATGTACTGTATACACACATATATACCCAGCATGGAATGAACTCGTTAAATAAATATACCGATATGGTTGTCCAGATGGATTTGATCGCTTTGCGTGAATGCATTGAAGTCGATTCGGCCTTTCAGTTGACCAACTCTCATTTATCACTTGCTTGTTGCACCGCAATATATTATACATGCGGTCATTTCGGGGTATGCGTTATTGTTGTACTGCTTATGTTAGTCGTACAAGCCGGGCTTTTGTTTATTGAGATGGGATGTATACACATTTATTTGCGCGCAAGGCGAGAAAAACGATGGCGGATGCCGCATATATAGGCCTAACGAACAACGTAGTGCATTATGTATTTTCTATTTAAGAAATGGGCCGTATCGTTTGCAATCAAGGCCGTGACGTATATATAGTCGTTCACGGTGAACGCCAGCAGCTTTCTCGTATATTAGCAGTGTTTTGCGCCTTTCGTTCAACGTTTGTTTTATCTCGTCGTTAAACCTCCTCACATCCTtgcaagaatttttttttttgttttgagatCGTCTGATCGTGCCGCTGTTATGCCCCCCGgcatattttgttttatgcAAACGGGCGGCAAGTAAAACGAACGAATCTAAACAGTTGTAGCTGTGCCGTGCCAAACTGTCAACAAACTTTACGCTTTTCGCCCCTTCTCTCTTCGACATGTTTTTCCAAAcgttaaacaaaatttattctttgcatcatttgcattttttttttttttttttttttggaggaaAATGGGAGGAAGTTTCAAAGTTTCGCCCCCGGATCTCCATAACGCGAAAGGAAAACACTCGAAACAGAAGGGGTGGGTGGATGGTATAAGGCTCTTTTGCTGTCTATGCAGAAAAACGTATGTTGAGGGATCagggaagaaagaaataaaaaagatgtcggTCAAAAGCAACTTTTGCTatatagaaaaagaaggaaacggGACCGTTTATATATCCATTGGCACGGCCAAAGATGATACGACTAACACGACGAGTTGTAATGCAACATCTAAACCGGGCCGTTCTACAACGTATCAAAGTGTGTACATTTATATAATCTAGAGACTCTTCCACTTGGCCAATGGCAACCACTTGTGTCCCTTTGGCTTCGAATAGACGCTGGCCGCCTTTGTCGGTCAAAGTAGGTCATGTTCTATATATTTTATCGTTTTATAGTCCGCTGCACAAGCGCTAATGGATGAAGCACTTGGATAAATTGAACGCAGCCGCCCTTCTTTTGCGGTCTTTCGTTGCGcatagaagaagaagggacGATTTTATTAGACAGTCAACACGTATATCTACGTATATCGGCACGAAAGGAAAAGTTATCGTCAGTatacgaaagaaagaaagaaaaattgtttttgttttgcacatTCGATTTTCATTATAGGCTCTTGTGTATTTTATTCGGTGTTGGCAACGGTGTAGACTGCCGAATCAagtgcttttatcaaaattccctgtttttttttttggctgtgATGTATAGGGGTCGACgagtattttattttgtatacgGAACTATAGGCAGCCCACGATGATGGCAGCTGAATACTGATGTACGCTGTGTACCCTTTTTATtcaattcatttaaacaatgTCTATATGGCCGTCTGTCGGTCTATACCGTGGCAATAGCTATTTTATGGCTACACGCTAATTCAATTAGACAGTGGGTATACTATACTTTATTTCGCGAGTGTATATAGGTCTATTATAGACTGTCTATACTCATTAGTGTACATCTTCTCTTGGGGGATCTTGTGCGAAAAGGGACGGGTTTGCGGAAGAAAGTGAAACAGCGCGACTGGCATTGTTCCAATCAATACATAAGATTTGAGAATTCATTGCGCATTGTGAGTTCTTTAACGAGTCTTCCTACTTATTTGAGCATTATAAACTTGCAAATCGGCGAAGGAAATGGAATAAgtcctcttcttcctctgaCTTGAATATTCTCCTCTTGCTTAATTAAAGAAAGGATATATTGCGTATAGTCTACGCTAGTTTGGTATGCAACTAAATTGAAAACGAGTTCTCCCCGCCCTCCccaaaataaaacaaggttcctttttttaatcatttcggctatttatttttatttctttcaataTCAAATGCGATGAAAATGCGTGGAAGAAGCAGGTGGAAGACGTTGTTGAATGTTTCCAGATTCCACTCTCTGGCGAATTTAGACATTTCACTCCAAAAGGTTACACCGCATGTTATTATTGTGCCCATATAAAACGTAAAAAATCAATGTGGGGTGGAGCTATGTCGTTCGTCAACAGACGGGCCCTGACGTATatcctatatatatacgtaaaGAGCTCTATATACTTGCTATATAGCAACAGTGATCGATCCTCCCCAGCGGCATATTCTTCTACAACAACCCCCCCTCCCTGtttcatattgaattcaaaatgatgaaacggctggaaaaaaaatttgacgaACGCCTACCGAATTGATATTCTTCTCATTCTTTCGAGGTATTTCCATTCCTGATAAAACGAAGACGTTCCATTAGAAATCCTCTTTGAATCCTTTCAAAATTAAAGCCACTCACTTTTGGTGGGGATAatcaatttccctttttttttacaagtgCCCCCGcccatcgttttcttttcaggtgtttttcttcaagtCTATGACCTCATCCTATATACGTTGACAAGGTGATTTAGAAGCTATAGGCATGTATAATTATCATTTGTGCCATATTTTGCTGATTAAATATAGAAATTGTATGTATCAAAAATCAAGTGATTCGTCCATATCCGTGTGGCTTACACGTGTCGATTTTTGTTGTGCAACGGAAAGTTGATGGACAGAAAAACGTATATATAATACGATACCGAGAAAATGGAATCATCTTTGAATGCGTGCACAATAGAACGGCGATCATACAGCACTGATAATCAAACTGGTGTAACGAATCCTTCACGTGTGCTGGTGATGTTCCCATTGTGTTGGtcgacacaaaaaaaaaaggcaattctCATTTTTATAGGATTGCCATGGCATAGGAAGAGGACTATAATCATTGCTTTCAAAGTAAACATTAAAAGATGGCAAGGCATTTGTCGTATAGCTGTGCTCGTATCCTCGTGCCATCGCCCTTGTAATTTAGCTGAATGTGATTGACGGGTCACCGTGGCTACACCGTTTTAAGAAATTATACAGCCATCACTCAAATAGGATTGTGCAGAAATAACTGCGAGTTACTCCGGTGGCAGATCAATCAGTGTTGTGTATGTGTTGCTCTTTGATTTGTGAGATGGCTAAGTAACTGTCATCGGTGAAATCCTAGAAACGGAGCGGTTAGTCCTAGCCATTTCTCGATAgtttcgatgaaaaagtctaTTTGCGTCCATTGATGGTTTCttgactttaaaaaataataatcaaatcaACTGAAATTGTTATGTTTGTTATTGAATTGCAGATCGTTGAACGATTCCTACGTCGCTTCGTTGGGCATTCGCATGCTGCCGAATTTCGCCGATCCTTATCACCACAGGTAAGTTGGATGTGGAATTCAAgtcttgaaagaaaatgtacTTTACATCGTACAACGTTGATTGCAGGGCCATGACGATGGGAGAAATCGGCTGTTTCCTCAGCCATTACGCCATTTGGCAAGAGGTACGTTAAAATCACGGTCACGGTTGCgtgaattttcaatttttcaaagcCAGTCATCAATTCCCTCTTTTCAAACGACAGACTTGCAttaaccacacacacacacacacacacaagaaacgATTTCCTGTatacaaaaatcaaatcaatttgtTATGTTACGTTTTTCTTCGTAATCCAATTCGGACCTTTTTtccacaaaaagaaaaagaaaaatgtccaTTTAATCAATCcactttattttattcttttcgtATGGATGGTAAGATCGTGGATCGGCAGCTGGCTGCCAGCATAGTCTTCGAGGACGACATCCGCTTCGAAATCAACTTTGCCAAAAAGCTTGCCGATCTCGTCAGCGAGGTGGATCGTTTGCAACTCGACTGGGATTTAATGTAAGAATGAAACGAACGCCACTTTGGCTTTACCATCCCATTTCCTTCCTTAAACCTCTGattcccttcctttttttcttttcttcttcctgtctcgattttattgatttcctaTACAGAACGGAACAGCCCCCCGCGTTCCGTGTCTTTCACCCCCACCCCATCTATACAGCACATCGCAACCAACAACTTTCCCATTCGAATGATCTCCTTTTTTCTATTACcatcatttgttgttgttatcgTTTTCTCtgccgcccttttttttttaaatcttattTCCCAGTAGGCTATCAGTCTTATTGGTTGTCTATGACGCCATTGCCTTTTTCCTATGTACACgtcgccattttctttctccattttgtctggttgaaaaagaaagaaagacaatGGAACGTGTTGTCGTCAAGGATTTTTCATTGTCGTCAACGAACTTGAGAGTTTCTACACTCAATTCTCAAGccggaacaaaacaaaaaaaaaggatatccGGTTGTATCGAAATAAATGCGACAGCGTTGCAATAGTCTCAACGGCCATTTGTTGATTGTGTGCACATCGTTACAGTTACCTGGGACGGAAGCGACTCAAGCACGAGAACGAGACGTGGGTTGAAGGCAGCGAACAGTTGGTCAACGTCGAGTATTCCTACTGGACATTGTCTTACATCTTGAGCAAACGCGGAGCAGAAAAGCTACTGAGAGGCGAACCGTTCGGCCACCTGGTACCCGTTGATGAATACCTGCCCATCATGTTCGACAGGCATCCGGAGAGCCGATGGAAGGAACCTTTCCCCAATCGCGATTTAAAGGttgaattatttattaatttatttttaatttgttttttttcaacattttatAAATTCAATTAATGCAAATGGGGGGTGGGGCATTTTAAAGGCTTATTCAGTTGCTCCTTTGATGGTGTATCCTACGCATTACACGGGCGAGGCGGGTTACATAAGCGATACGGAATCGTCTGAAATTGTGCCGGACATCATCAAGAATGCGGCGGCCAAAGAGGGGAAAGCCGACAAGGGCTCCAAAGAGGTTGAAATTGAggacaaaatcaaaatcgaaCTGCCGGCCATGGGAGAAACGGGCCCTATCGTCGATGCTACCAGCACCTCCGCTGCTACCCAGAGAGAGGAGATCGCCACAATTAGCAACGAGTTCCACGTCGAGTTATAAACAATGAGTGCGTAATAACACCGGCAATCAATGGAAATGAAGaatgaaattcaaattaaaagaagagagaaataaTTTGACGTAGAGCCCCAAACTTCCTCGTGTAGCAAATGTCAATTAGAGTTTTGATTTCTTCACTTTGGCTTTGAAAAAgtgcgaaaagaaaaactcaattTTCAAAATCCTATTTAGCAATAccttcacacacaaaaaacaaaacaaattgctatgcaattgaaaagaaaatgcaaagtaaaacaaaaaaaataataatttgaataataagTGTTGTATTTTTAGTCCACGTGAACTACGATTGATCTGTCCCATCTAACTTGAATATCAAAGGAATCTTAACATTTTCTGAATGACATCTTTTTTTGACACCTTTATAAAACGTCAGAGCCGGGAACGTCTCAGTTCATTTGCAGGCACCTGCTTCTCGATTTCATTATAGTGCGTATGCCAAAACCCAAACTGTGTATTTCGTGTATCCTGCTGTCAACCCGGCACATCATACACAAAACTGCATcacgaaaaagagaaaatcatcaaacaaaatcaatctGAACCGATCTTCTTTTACATGTGCTTTATTCTAATTGAGAACAAATCCTATATATGCATGTCATCATCTTCGATCCGTTTACGAAAGGGTTTCCAAGGCTTCGGAAACTTTCTGGAAAACTGTGAATTATTTAAAACCAAATTAAGTTaaaaacaaagtcaacaagaaaaagggaaatgatGTACCTTCGTCCGGATGAGCTTCGGCAGAAAtctgttgaaaacaaaacggaTTGATATAGACAATTAAGCAAGTACATTTATATTGAATTGACCAATGAAATGGCCGTTTATGTATGCATACCGTCCGGCATTTGGTGCCGTAATGTTCGACAACGGGCAGCGAGTGCTTGTGGAAGGTATCGAGTCGTTTGCGGATCGTCTCCTCATTGTCGTCCACGCGTCCAGATGTCAAACCTTAAAGGTTGTATGCAAATCGTTAATGAGCAAAACAAACGATCAATAggttaacaatttaaaaaaatgcagaACGTGCTGCGTTTGCTTACCGCGGTTCATCAAACGAGCTGTCATGACGTCATCGCTCACTTGGAAATAAATGACCAAAGCGCATGGGTTGATTTCGGTCTCGAACTGGATCCCTTGAGCCACTTCGCGTGGATAGCCGTCCTTTAATTCATTGGGGATTATGCAAAGATTGAATGGCTTTTTATTATTCGGCTCAGGAGACAACAACACTGGTGATGCGCAAAGCACTTACGATAAGGAAGCCCTTAGAACTCGTCAACTTAGACAGCATTGCTTCTTTGAGCAGATCCAGTACAACGTCCTGAAATTAAAGTATAATTCAATTGCAAATAAGTTGGCCATTATATAtggatcatttttttttttaaattggcaATTTGCATGTTGCACATCAGGACCATTTTATGAATATGTAATATTACTGTACATCTCATGACTATTCTTGGAGTGGGttggattttttctttctttactttGTTCACGTGACAGCAGAAATTGTTGTCTATGGCATAGTGAATAATGCATCAAATTTCACGAAAATAGTTTTCTATCTGAGAAATTTCAATGCGAGtttcatgtttctttttcccgGACATTTTACTAGGGAAAACGTGGATatttccgtttctttttttttttttaagaatatgCGAGAACTCTAAATGAGATCAGATTTCGGGTATGAACGACGGGGCAAGAAAACTCGCATGAATTTGAAATCTATTCCCTTGGCTTTTTTGCTTCCAAAAGTTTTGCAcgtcttctttaaaaaatattgcaCTTCTTAACTTCGTACTTTTCATCAGCACTTAAAGAACTTTCGCCGCCTACATAAGGTTTTCCCTAAAGATTGATGAAATTAAAAACTCTgaccttttcatttttaaccTAATTAACGGCTTATTCAACTGTCCTTTTCATTTTGACTATACGtggaatttgattttgtaaaGTATTACTCTTTTAATTAAATAGTTGACGGTTCCTGATGTTTGGGATGATTGGCGACGTTCATTtattggtttaaaaaaaatacaactgtAGAAGATTGTCCGATGACGTAAGATGTTCACTGCTCGGGACATGTGGTTACGTCTTAAATTATACAGATTTAATGCAAGACTAGTGCATTTTTATTGTCAAGAGATGTTTTCTATTGCCAGTCATGTCTAGACACATTCTTATAGGCTATATTTATAACTATGACAAAAGTTCTATCGATTGAAACGAAACGAATGCTGACCCTAAAGCCGAATGCTAAAGCTCAAGTATTAAGGGATTGTGTCTTTTGTATTGTTACGTGCTCTAAGATTGATACGGTTTAGGCATAAAGAATTACAGTTAAGTGGAAGCGATGATTTTGGTTTGATCTGAGGCAAATGCGCCGCTCATGTCAATGAAATCCGACCTTATTCCTAATATAACTTTTACCCTTATAAAGTTCTTATTTTTGTTAGGTCGT
This genomic interval from Daphnia magna isolate NIES linkage group LG8, ASM2063170v1.1, whole genome shotgun sequence contains the following:
- the LOC116929481 gene encoding adenylate kinase isoenzyme 1, which gives rise to MAPTVARSTIDITPLRQANLPIIFILGGPGSGKGTQCAKIVEKYGYTHLSSGDLLRDEVASGSERGKQLTDIMQRGELVPLDVVLDLLKEAMLSKLTSSKGFLIDGYPREVAQGIQFETEINPCALVIYFQVSDDVMTARLMNRGLTSGRVDDNEETIRKRLDTFHKHSLPVVEHYGTKCRTISAEAHPDEVFQKVSEALETLS